A window of the Corynebacterium minutissimum genome harbors these coding sequences:
- a CDS encoding pyruvate kinase has product MSNLRPLLDSLTLRVENAATEYAEQIARVAPTHRPGAVNLVRYMALRSQDAVELQEGLSALGATSLSHPEPAVLERLHAARNVLDAFDGQALTYPMQAIASAYADADDILDANTQALLGPTQDGTHARIMVTLPSEAAEDYDLVLDFARAGMELARINCAHDGEAAWEKMVENVHRAAEEVGREILISCDIAGPKVRTGAIEPGPQVIRVRGERTASGELLTYPTLVLSDVSRAKEAQEVAREASASAARPAVPLEVDSEWVAALEPGDEVRFAEARGRSRTFSVESVEDGVAVLRGERNCYLAEGTVFSHESATTQVHGVPALEQKIRLHRGDELVLSTSQEPARVVEGEVTTIGCTLPEVVTALEVGHAVIFDDGAISGRVTEVRDNGAEREAVITIDHAGPTGTNLAAYKGINLPDTDVPLPSLTEDDVAALRFVATHCDIAAVSFIRTPSDVAFLFDTLEEIAAAQETEELAQRVRELGIVLKIETVPAYEQLGTVLLEGMRHEKFGIMIARGDLAVELGFERMVQVPGRIMKLAEAAHIPVIMATQVLETLAKTGLPSRAEITDAGYALRAECVMLNKGPHITEAIRILDRMSRKLGRSRLKNRQMLRQVGSWTY; this is encoded by the coding sequence ATGTCGAACTTGCGCCCACTTCTTGATTCCCTCACCCTGCGCGTTGAAAACGCCGCGACCGAGTACGCCGAGCAGATTGCCCGAGTGGCGCCCACGCACCGGCCCGGCGCGGTGAACCTGGTGCGCTACATGGCACTGCGCTCCCAAGACGCGGTGGAGTTGCAAGAAGGCCTCAGTGCGTTGGGCGCGACGAGCTTGAGCCACCCGGAGCCGGCGGTGCTGGAGCGCCTACATGCGGCCCGTAACGTGCTTGATGCTTTCGACGGTCAAGCCCTGACCTACCCGATGCAGGCCATCGCCTCGGCGTATGCCGATGCCGATGACATCCTCGATGCCAACACGCAGGCACTTCTTGGCCCCACGCAGGACGGCACGCACGCGCGCATCATGGTGACATTGCCCTCCGAAGCCGCCGAAGACTACGACCTCGTTCTGGACTTTGCCCGCGCGGGCATGGAATTAGCCCGCATCAATTGCGCCCACGATGGTGAGGCCGCCTGGGAAAAGATGGTTGAGAACGTCCACCGCGCCGCCGAGGAGGTAGGGCGCGAGATTCTCATTTCCTGCGATATCGCCGGCCCCAAGGTGCGCACTGGTGCCATCGAGCCGGGGCCGCAGGTTATCCGTGTGCGTGGTGAACGCACCGCGTCGGGCGAGCTTCTGACCTACCCGACGCTGGTGCTTTCCGACGTCTCCCGGGCCAAGGAAGCCCAGGAGGTGGCAAGGGAGGCGTCGGCAAGCGCGGCGCGGCCGGCCGTGCCACTCGAAGTAGACTCCGAGTGGGTAGCTGCGCTGGAGCCGGGCGATGAGGTGCGGTTTGCTGAGGCCCGCGGCCGTTCGCGAACCTTCTCCGTGGAGTCTGTCGAGGACGGCGTTGCTGTGCTGCGCGGCGAGCGCAATTGCTATCTGGCGGAAGGCACGGTTTTCAGCCATGAATCGGCGACGACGCAGGTGCACGGGGTTCCGGCGCTCGAGCAGAAGATTCGCCTGCACCGCGGAGACGAGCTGGTCTTAAGCACGTCGCAGGAGCCGGCGCGAGTCGTGGAGGGAGAGGTGACGACGATTGGTTGTACTCTCCCGGAGGTGGTCACCGCGCTCGAGGTGGGGCACGCCGTAATTTTCGATGACGGCGCCATCTCCGGCCGCGTTACCGAGGTTCGGGACAACGGGGCCGAGCGCGAAGCTGTCATCACCATCGACCATGCCGGGCCCACCGGCACGAACCTGGCGGCGTATAAGGGCATCAATCTGCCCGATACCGATGTTCCGCTGCCCAGCCTTACTGAGGACGATGTTGCAGCGCTGCGTTTCGTCGCCACGCACTGCGACATCGCGGCCGTATCTTTCATCCGTACGCCGAGTGACGTGGCTTTTCTCTTCGACACCCTCGAGGAGATTGCCGCGGCACAGGAAACCGAGGAGCTAGCGCAGCGCGTGCGCGAGCTGGGTATTGTGCTCAAGATCGAAACGGTGCCAGCATACGAGCAACTGGGCACCGTGCTGCTGGAAGGCATGCGCCACGAGAAATTCGGCATCATGATTGCCCGCGGTGACCTCGCCGTGGAGCTGGGCTTCGAGCGCATGGTGCAGGTTCCGGGGCGCATCATGAAGCTCGCGGAGGCCGCGCACATCCCCGTCATCATGGCCACACAGGTGCTGGAGACCTTGGCGAAGACCGGCCTTCCCTCACGTGCCGAAATCACCGACGCCGGCTATGCGCTGCGCGCCGAGTGCGTCATGCTCAACAAGGGCCCGCATATCACGGAGGCCATCCGTATTTTGGACCGGATGTCGCGCAAGCTGGGCCGCTCGCGCCTGAAGAACCGCCAGATGCTGCGTCAGGTCGGCAGCTGGACCTACTAA
- a CDS encoding PH domain-containing protein → MKDRALVDVDGYTRVHRLTPLLRFWSLILALLAIFVLNINASMIEDVVSYLQGGHLGEVGRGTLLGIGGFVLVCAVIWLVSGVWWRKLGYKLTDDEVALRHGVISTSFRSARYERIQAVDVVESVIARLLGLASVRIETAGGTSSVIQIQYLSKAKAEELRAELLRRTNGGQTEQPEQAVEEIAEPALIPEIPIVRTIAAEALRLPTLITALIIGGLLFIPGMWTALLPIIVGFVGRVWSLVDSSWTFTALHDAPSHALNISYGLADRRRQTIRISRIHGVRVSQPFLWRRLGWYEVHVSVAGYGTKGGGKQSGSTRILPVGTREQALELLALISDLDRAQIEDYARPEGHTQPTYTSPRRAWWVSPIDRKQQSVTLVDSPEPVTIVHRGRINRRVMVIGTPHIQELTLKVGPLSHLAGVRTVRFDLVAGPVRMAGQDLTPHDASELLTRLRTRRLPVLEGPLNGPLDGEA, encoded by the coding sequence GTGAAAGACCGCGCGCTTGTCGACGTCGACGGCTACACCCGCGTCCACCGCCTCACCCCGTTGCTACGCTTTTGGTCGCTGATTCTGGCGCTGCTCGCCATCTTTGTTCTCAATATCAACGCCTCGATGATTGAGGACGTTGTGTCCTACCTGCAGGGCGGACATCTGGGCGAGGTGGGTCGCGGCACTCTGCTGGGAATCGGTGGTTTTGTGCTGGTGTGTGCCGTGATCTGGCTGGTGTCTGGAGTGTGGTGGCGCAAGCTGGGCTACAAGCTCACCGATGATGAAGTCGCGCTGCGCCACGGCGTGATTTCGACGTCTTTTCGCTCCGCGCGCTATGAGCGCATTCAGGCGGTGGACGTGGTGGAATCCGTCATTGCCCGACTGTTGGGTCTCGCCTCGGTGCGCATAGAGACCGCGGGCGGTACTTCTTCTGTGATCCAGATCCAGTATCTGTCCAAGGCGAAGGCGGAAGAGCTGCGCGCCGAGCTGCTGCGCCGCACGAACGGTGGACAGACTGAGCAGCCAGAACAAGCAGTGGAAGAGATAGCAGAACCGGCTCTCATTCCGGAGATTCCCATCGTGCGCACCATTGCTGCGGAGGCACTGCGACTGCCTACGCTGATTACCGCGCTCATCATCGGCGGCTTGCTCTTCATCCCCGGCATGTGGACCGCACTGTTGCCCATCATCGTGGGCTTTGTGGGCCGTGTGTGGAGCCTGGTGGATTCCTCGTGGACCTTCACCGCGCTTCACGACGCCCCCTCCCACGCCCTCAACATCTCCTACGGCCTTGCCGACCGTCGCCGCCAGACCATCCGCATAAGTCGCATCCACGGCGTGCGGGTAAGCCAGCCTTTCCTGTGGCGGCGCCTCGGCTGGTATGAGGTACACGTGTCCGTTGCTGGCTACGGCACCAAGGGAGGCGGTAAACAGTCCGGCTCGACGCGCATCCTGCCCGTGGGGACCCGTGAGCAAGCGCTGGAATTGCTGGCGCTCATTTCGGACTTGGACCGCGCACAGATCGAGGATTATGCCCGGCCCGAGGGGCACACGCAGCCCACGTATACCTCGCCGCGCCGAGCATGGTGGGTCAGCCCCATTGATCGCAAGCAGCAGTCGGTAACGCTGGTGGATTCGCCTGAGCCTGTCACCATCGTGCATCGAGGCCGCATCAACCGCCGCGTCATGGTGATTGGCACCCCGCATATCCAGGAGCTCACGCTCAAGGTGGGGCCGCTAAGCCATCTTGCGGGCGTGCGTACTGTGCGTTTCGACCTCGTGGCGGGTCCAGTCAGGATGGCGGGTCAGGACCTTACGCCTCATGATGCCTCCGAGCTCCTCACCCGCCTGCGCACCCGCCGCCTTCCGGTTCTGGAAGGCCCGCTTAACGGTCCGCTGGACGGCGAAGCTTAA
- a CDS encoding FeoC-like transcriptional regulator, giving the protein MPTSPIQAVHAAIESGGRSRAVIAAETGLEPGTVDLILEHLTASGVLDMEPLGSCPSGGCGSCSAASACTGPSSTRGPVLLKLRRPADR; this is encoded by the coding sequence ATGCCCACCTCCCCTATCCAGGCTGTGCACGCAGCCATCGAATCCGGTGGGCGTTCACGGGCGGTCATCGCCGCGGAGACGGGGCTGGAACCGGGCACGGTGGACCTCATCTTGGAACACCTCACTGCCAGCGGCGTGCTGGACATGGAGCCGCTGGGCTCGTGCCCATCGGGCGGCTGCGGGTCCTGCTCGGCGGCGTCAGCCTGCACGGGCCCCAGCAGCACCCGGGGTCCGGTGTTGCTTAAGCTTCGCCGTCCAGCGGACCGTTAA
- a CDS encoding PH domain-containing protein has product MNPVSPSLTKARYITNLSWDVILAALAAAAAYFWWDWLYWVAGALVVWALYELWLIPAQVKNLGWQETADELLVTRGKIWHTFTVVPYGRIQFVDVTAGPVERAMGLKKVKLHTASPSSDATIPGLVAADADALRERLAIKARERMSGL; this is encoded by the coding sequence ATGAACCCCGTATCCCCGTCACTCACGAAAGCCCGCTACATTACGAATTTAAGCTGGGATGTTATCCTCGCCGCCCTCGCTGCCGCCGCAGCGTATTTCTGGTGGGACTGGCTCTATTGGGTCGCTGGCGCGCTCGTTGTGTGGGCGCTCTACGAACTGTGGCTCATCCCCGCGCAGGTCAAAAACTTAGGCTGGCAGGAAACCGCCGACGAACTTTTGGTCACCCGCGGCAAAATCTGGCACACCTTCACCGTCGTGCCGTATGGCCGTATCCAATTCGTCGACGTCACCGCCGGCCCCGTGGAGCGCGCAATGGGGCTCAAGAAGGTGAAGCTGCACACGGCGTCGCCCAGCAGCGACGCCACCATCCCCGGCCTGGTTGCCGCGGACGCCGATGCCCTGCGCGAGCGCCTCGCCATTAAAGCCCGCGAGAGGATGAGTGGACTGTGA
- a CDS encoding DUF3017 domain-containing protein — translation MTTQGPREGRREAPAAPPVSLSNPHDAHLKPSPLPPAVQWVAIGLFVAAVAVSGIYAVSEHWRRATMLLGGALMWLTVVRLTCDSSRVGVLAVRSRRFDACFTGALGAAMVFVAFSIDALGS, via the coding sequence ATGACTACGCAGGGTCCACGGGAGGGGCGTCGAGAAGCGCCGGCAGCGCCGCCGGTGTCCTTGTCGAACCCACACGACGCGCACCTGAAGCCTTCGCCGTTGCCCCCGGCAGTGCAGTGGGTCGCCATTGGGTTGTTCGTGGCTGCGGTGGCGGTATCGGGAATCTATGCGGTATCCGAGCACTGGCGGCGCGCCACCATGCTGCTGGGAGGGGCGCTTATGTGGCTTACGGTGGTGCGCCTGACGTGTGATTCCTCGCGGGTCGGCGTGCTGGCGGTGCGCTCGCGGCGCTTTGACGCCTGCTTTACCGGGGCCTTGGGCGCGGCGATGGTGTTCGTGGCCTTTTCCATCGACGCGCTTGGATCATGA
- a CDS encoding bifunctional methylenetetrahydrofolate dehydrogenase/methenyltetrahydrofolate cyclohydrolase produces the protein MSATKLDGNLYRDEIFEDLAQRVAALKEKGITPGLATVLVGDDPGSHSYVKMKHRDCEKLGINSIRKDLPGDVTQEELERVISELNNDDACTGYIVQLPLPKHLDENRVLELIDPAKDADGLHPINLGKLVLNEDAPLPCTPNGCIHLLRRFGVELNGAKVVVIGRGVTVGRPIGLMLTRRSENSTVTLCHTGTKDLAAETRQADVIIAAAGKAHMLTADMVKEGAAVLDVGVSRVDGQLAGDVAEDVWDKAGFVSPNPGGVGPLTRAFLVSNIVERAEKLAAQ, from the coding sequence ATGAGCGCTACCAAACTAGATGGCAACCTGTACCGCGACGAGATTTTTGAGGACCTGGCCCAGCGCGTGGCCGCCCTTAAAGAGAAAGGCATTACCCCGGGTCTGGCCACGGTCCTGGTGGGCGATGACCCGGGTTCGCATTCTTATGTGAAGATGAAGCACCGCGACTGCGAGAAGCTGGGTATTAACTCGATTCGCAAGGACTTGCCTGGCGACGTTACCCAGGAAGAACTCGAGCGCGTCATCTCAGAGCTCAACAACGACGACGCCTGCACCGGCTACATCGTGCAGCTGCCGCTGCCGAAGCACCTGGATGAAAACCGCGTGCTGGAGCTCATCGACCCGGCCAAGGACGCCGATGGCTTGCACCCGATTAACCTGGGCAAGCTGGTGCTCAACGAGGACGCCCCGCTGCCGTGCACGCCGAACGGCTGCATCCACCTGCTGCGCCGCTTCGGAGTGGAGCTTAACGGCGCAAAGGTGGTCGTCATTGGCCGCGGCGTGACCGTGGGCCGCCCAATTGGCCTCATGCTTACCCGCCGCAGTGAGAACTCCACGGTGACGCTGTGCCATACCGGCACCAAGGACCTTGCGGCTGAGACTCGTCAGGCTGACGTCATCATTGCTGCGGCCGGCAAGGCACACATGCTTACTGCCGATATGGTCAAGGAAGGTGCCGCGGTTCTCGACGTCGGCGTCTCCCGCGTCGACGGACAACTCGCCGGCGACGTCGCCGAGGACGTGTGGGACAAGGCCGGTTTCGTCTCCCCTAACCCGGGTGGCGTGGGCCCGCTGACGCGTGCATTCCTAGTGAGCAACATCGTCGAGCGCGCTGAGAAGCTGGCCGCGCAATAA
- a CDS encoding FeoA family protein: MLSGCPRQTADAIPMGCTVTLGKECISCTCDAALAVRLGELGIRPGATLTMGPRVAGGARVVSVGTCRYAIDKATLQAIEV; the protein is encoded by the coding sequence ATGTTGTCTGGGTGCCCACGGCAAACTGCCGACGCCATCCCCATGGGATGCACCGTTACCTTGGGTAAAGAATGTATTTCCTGCACGTGCGACGCCGCTTTGGCAGTGCGTCTCGGTGAGCTGGGGATCCGCCCCGGCGCCACGTTGACCATGGGCCCACGCGTGGCGGGTGGGGCGCGCGTGGTGTCGGTGGGCACGTGCCGCTACGCCATCGATAAGGCAACACTTCAGGCCATCGAGGTCTAG
- a CDS encoding tRNA (cytidine(34)-2'-O)-methyltransferase: MSRLHIVFDNPVIPTNTGNAIRTAAVTGARLHLIEPLGFNFDDKHLKRAGLDYHDLADLKIHKDFDACMEALPGARVFAFTTHTDKWFSDVEYQEGDVLLFGTEPTGLPEEHAFHPRVTERVRIPMMPARRSMNLSNAASTAVYEAWRQLGFRGAV, encoded by the coding sequence ATGAGCCGCCTGCACATTGTCTTCGACAACCCCGTGATCCCTACCAATACTGGCAACGCTATCCGCACCGCCGCCGTCACGGGCGCGCGCCTGCACCTCATTGAGCCGCTGGGCTTCAATTTCGACGACAAACACCTCAAGCGCGCGGGCCTGGACTACCACGACCTGGCAGATCTGAAGATCCACAAGGACTTCGACGCTTGCATGGAGGCTCTGCCCGGCGCGCGCGTCTTCGCCTTCACGACCCACACGGATAAGTGGTTTAGCGACGTGGAATACCAGGAGGGCGATGTCCTCCTCTTCGGCACCGAACCCACCGGCCTGCCAGAGGAACACGCCTTCCACCCGCGCGTCACCGAACGCGTGCGCATTCCCATGATGCCGGCGCGGCGCTCGATGAATCTGTCTAACGCGGCGTCGACAGCCGTGTATGAGGCCTGGCGGCAGCTCGGCTTCCGTGGCGCGGTCTAG
- the feoB gene encoding ferrous iron transport protein B, translated as MASAPSCHGDPGGALAPAGAPIVALVGSPNSGKSTLFNALTGAKAQTGNWPGTTVEVSRGAWKLGERTADLIDFPGTYSLDPLSPDEALTRAMLIECAEDERPDAVVVVVDATAVARGLNVALQLAEQPYRLIIALTKTDVALNQGQVVDASALAEVTSIPVVVVDGRKREGVEKLREVVLESLAQHPVQLREDTGLEGRFAELDAAAKASVREVEHATPLSHRLDAVALHPVVGPLLFLAVMWLVFQITTTVAAPLQDGLEALVSGPLSDWARAGLAAIGLGHPLITGLLVDGLIGGAGMVLTFAPLMALMFLCLAVLEDSGYMARAAVVTDRLMRAIGLPGKAFIPIVVGFGCNVPAISATRVLGSPRHRIMTALLIPFTSCSARLVVFVMLSATFFPEHAGSVVFIMYVISIALLVLVGLALRKTLWRAVPEEALVIDLPTYQLPTVRLALSVMWTRLKGFLQTAGGIIVSTVVVVWLLMAIPVGAAAQDSSWGEPPAPEDSAYGAVSRTIAPAFAPAGFDSWSLAGPLVTGFVAKEALISTWAQTYAVEDVTDASAEEQSHSALSDHVREDFEQASGGHTLAAVWAYMLFLLAYTPCVATIAAQRREIGWRWTLFGFGMQLATAWVLAVGAFHILKVFI; from the coding sequence ATGGCCTCCGCCCCTAGCTGCCACGGCGATCCGGGCGGCGCGCTTGCCCCTGCCGGCGCACCCATCGTCGCTCTCGTTGGCTCCCCTAACTCCGGAAAATCCACACTGTTTAATGCCCTGACCGGCGCGAAGGCCCAAACCGGCAACTGGCCCGGGACCACCGTTGAGGTCAGTCGCGGCGCGTGGAAACTAGGTGAGCGCACGGCCGATCTCATCGACTTCCCCGGCACCTATTCGCTCGATCCACTCAGCCCGGATGAGGCGCTGACCCGCGCCATGCTCATCGAGTGCGCGGAGGACGAGCGCCCCGATGCCGTTGTTGTGGTCGTCGATGCCACCGCCGTAGCCCGCGGCCTCAATGTCGCGCTCCAGCTAGCGGAACAGCCCTACCGCCTCATCATCGCGTTGACGAAGACGGATGTGGCGCTCAACCAGGGACAGGTCGTCGACGCCTCTGCGTTGGCCGAGGTCACCTCCATCCCGGTGGTGGTTGTGGATGGGCGTAAGCGGGAGGGCGTCGAGAAGCTGCGCGAGGTCGTGCTCGAGTCTTTGGCGCAGCACCCGGTACAGCTGCGTGAGGATACCGGGCTGGAGGGGCGCTTCGCGGAGCTGGACGCGGCTGCGAAGGCCTCGGTACGCGAGGTCGAGCACGCCACGCCATTGTCTCACCGCCTCGATGCGGTGGCGTTGCACCCGGTTGTCGGTCCCCTGCTGTTTCTAGCGGTAATGTGGCTGGTCTTCCAGATCACGACGACGGTAGCAGCTCCCCTCCAGGACGGTCTGGAGGCGCTGGTGTCTGGGCCCTTGAGCGACTGGGCGCGGGCGGGACTTGCGGCCATCGGCCTAGGCCACCCCCTCATTACGGGCCTGCTTGTCGACGGCCTCATTGGCGGCGCCGGCATGGTCCTCACCTTCGCCCCGCTTATGGCGCTGATGTTCTTGTGCTTGGCGGTGCTGGAAGATTCCGGCTACATGGCGCGAGCAGCGGTGGTGACGGATCGCCTGATGCGGGCCATTGGCCTGCCGGGCAAGGCCTTTATCCCGATCGTCGTGGGCTTTGGCTGCAACGTGCCGGCGATTTCGGCCACGCGTGTACTGGGCAGCCCGCGGCATCGCATCATGACCGCGCTGCTCATCCCGTTTACGTCGTGTTCGGCGCGCTTGGTGGTCTTCGTCATGCTCTCGGCCACGTTCTTCCCGGAGCATGCCGGCAGCGTGGTGTTCATCATGTACGTCATTTCCATCGCGCTGCTCGTGCTCGTGGGTTTGGCGCTGCGCAAGACTCTGTGGCGCGCGGTTCCGGAAGAAGCACTCGTTATTGATCTGCCGACCTACCAGCTGCCCACGGTGCGCCTAGCGCTGAGCGTGATGTGGACGCGCCTGAAGGGCTTCTTGCAGACCGCTGGCGGCATCATCGTGAGCACTGTGGTCGTAGTGTGGCTGCTCATGGCCATCCCGGTGGGCGCGGCGGCGCAGGATTCGTCGTGGGGTGAACCACCGGCCCCGGAGGATTCAGCCTATGGCGCGGTCTCGCGCACAATCGCCCCGGCCTTTGCCCCGGCTGGCTTCGATTCCTGGTCCTTGGCCGGCCCGTTGGTCACCGGTTTCGTAGCCAAGGAAGCGCTGATTTCGACGTGGGCGCAGACCTATGCCGTCGAGGATGTCACCGACGCCTCTGCCGAAGAACAATCCCACAGTGCACTCAGCGACCACGTGCGTGAAGATTTCGAGCAGGCTTCCGGCGGGCATACCTTGGCGGCGGTGTGGGCCTACATGCTCTTCCTGCTGGCTTACACTCCCTGCGTGGCCACGATTGCCGCGCAGCGCCGCGAGATTGGCTGGCGCTGGACGCTCTTTGGCTTCGGCATGCAGCTGGCCACCGCGTGGGTGCTGGCGGTGGGTGCCTTCCACATTCTGAAGGTGTTCATCTAA
- a CDS encoding helix-turn-helix transcriptional regulator, which translates to MSPKRKPTRPLFNRVRVLRVERDMTRAQLADAIGVNPQTIGALERGDHSPSLDLAFNICEVFNLPVEAVFSRTEFTPMSSEIYRKD; encoded by the coding sequence ATGTCCCCAAAGAGAAAACCTACCCGCCCACTCTTTAACCGGGTCCGCGTGCTCCGCGTTGAACGGGACATGACGCGCGCACAGCTTGCCGACGCCATCGGGGTCAACCCCCAAACCATCGGCGCACTCGAGCGCGGCGACCACTCCCCCAGCTTGGACCTCGCCTTCAACATCTGCGAAGTCTTCAACCTACCCGTGGAAGCCGTGTTCTCCCGGACCGAATTCACCCCCATGTCCTCCGAAATCTACCGAAAGGACTAG
- the metX gene encoding homoserine O-acetyltransferase MetX: MSTTSSPISSAGSRPLANPIPELAPEGELAHVPIGDFTTEAGAVLADASLAYQRWGTFAGDPDGTNNVILVEHALTGDSNVADWWSDLVGPGKALDTTRWCVIATNALGGCNGSTGPSSLHPDGKPWGGRFPALSIRDLVEAEHDCLTHLGISRVHAVIGGSMGGARTLEWSLMHPESVSAVCVIAVSARASGWQIGIQSAQISAIERDPFWHGGNYYLTDKTPRDGLAAARRIAHLTYRGEQEIDERFGASAQQGENPLGPHRQLTQRFAVNSYLDYQGKKLTERFDAGSYVTLTEALNRHDVGRGRGGLIKALAASQVPTMVVGVDTDILYPYHQQEHISRNVNQLLAMAKIVSPVGHDAFLTETRQMNRILRNFLLLSAPNGLDVGPAYVGDEYFI, encoded by the coding sequence ATGTCAACGACATCATCGCCGATCTCGAGCGCGGGTTCGCGGCCATTGGCTAACCCGATTCCGGAACTCGCGCCCGAAGGCGAGCTCGCCCACGTCCCCATCGGTGACTTCACCACGGAAGCCGGCGCCGTGCTTGCCGACGCCTCCCTGGCCTACCAACGCTGGGGTACCTTCGCCGGCGACCCCGACGGGACCAACAACGTCATCCTCGTCGAGCATGCCCTCACCGGAGACTCCAACGTGGCGGACTGGTGGTCCGACTTGGTGGGGCCTGGCAAGGCTTTGGACACCACGCGCTGGTGCGTTATCGCGACCAATGCGCTGGGCGGATGCAATGGCTCCACCGGGCCGAGCAGCCTGCACCCGGATGGCAAGCCATGGGGAGGGCGGTTCCCGGCACTGTCCATTCGGGACTTGGTGGAGGCCGAGCACGACTGCCTGACGCACCTGGGCATTTCGCGCGTGCACGCGGTCATCGGCGGCTCGATGGGCGGCGCGCGCACGCTGGAGTGGAGCCTCATGCACCCGGAAAGCGTGTCCGCGGTGTGCGTGATTGCGGTCTCGGCAAGGGCCTCCGGCTGGCAGATTGGCATCCAGTCCGCGCAAATCTCCGCCATCGAGCGCGATCCCTTCTGGCACGGCGGAAACTACTACCTCACGGACAAAACCCCGCGCGATGGCCTCGCCGCTGCGCGCCGCATCGCGCACCTGACGTATCGCGGCGAGCAGGAAATCGATGAGCGCTTTGGTGCCTCCGCGCAGCAGGGCGAAAACCCCTTAGGCCCGCACCGCCAGCTCACTCAGCGTTTTGCGGTGAACTCCTACCTGGACTACCAGGGGAAGAAACTCACAGAACGCTTTGATGCCGGCTCCTATGTCACGCTGACGGAGGCGCTCAACCGCCATGACGTCGGCCGCGGGCGCGGCGGGCTCATCAAGGCCTTGGCCGCCTCCCAGGTGCCGACCATGGTCGTGGGCGTGGACACCGACATTCTCTACCCCTATCACCAGCAGGAACACATCTCCCGCAACGTCAACCAGCTGCTGGCCATGGCCAAGATTGTCTCCCCCGTCGGCCACGATGCCTTCCTCACCGAAACTCGCCAGATGAACCGCATCCTGCGCAACTTCTTGTTGCTGTCAGCCCCGAATGGCCTTGATGTGGGACCGGCCTACGTGGGCGACGAGTATTTCATCTGA